A single genomic interval of Hyphomicrobium methylovorum harbors:
- a CDS encoding GNAT family N-acetyltransferase — MTQDAQNGGEEMGFGFIRRLLASESYLLRDHLLRLNSEARHRRFGHDVSDAFISEHARGASDFGNVTFGYFVEGEIRGVAEFRPGSLMQTDNAEVAFSVEQPFVNRGIATQLMSRVIRTARNRGFRHLILVCLPENAKMQAIARHYGADLKVEDGSVVADIIPRRADYGSMVSEIIDEPLTYLHSAFDMQKRVRGAIDF, encoded by the coding sequence ATGACCCAAGACGCACAAAACGGCGGCGAGGAAATGGGGTTTGGCTTTATTCGGCGCCTTCTCGCAAGCGAAAGCTATTTGCTGCGCGATCATCTCCTGCGCCTTAACTCCGAAGCACGCCATCGCCGTTTCGGGCATGATGTTTCAGACGCATTCATCAGTGAGCATGCTCGCGGAGCAAGCGATTTCGGAAATGTTACGTTCGGATACTTCGTTGAAGGCGAGATACGCGGCGTTGCAGAATTTCGCCCCGGCTCGTTGATGCAGACGGACAATGCGGAAGTTGCGTTCTCCGTTGAACAGCCGTTCGTCAATCGCGGCATCGCTACGCAACTGATGAGCCGAGTCATCCGAACAGCGCGAAACCGCGGCTTTCGTCATCTCATTCTCGTCTGCTTGCCAGAGAACGCGAAGATGCAGGCGATCGCTCGTCACTATGGCGCCGATCTCAAAGTCGAAGACGGATCGGTCGTTGCCGACATCATTCCACGACGCGCCGACTATGGATCGATGGTGTCGGAAATCATCGACGAACCGCTCACGTATCTGCACTCGGCGTTCGACATGCAAAAGCGTGTTCGGGGAGCGATCGATTTCTAA
- a CDS encoding VOC family protein, giving the protein MLDHVGFPVSDFAKSLAFYKAALAPLGIKLLKEFSLSEDGRDGYAGFGRERPQFWIGTGSVLSGRLHVAFAALDREQVQEFYDAALAAGGRDNGAPGLRPHYHANYYGGFVLDPDGHNIEAVTHLPE; this is encoded by the coding sequence ATCCTTGATCACGTCGGCTTTCCCGTCAGCGATTTCGCCAAGTCCCTCGCCTTTTACAAGGCTGCCTTGGCGCCGCTTGGCATCAAGCTCCTGAAGGAGTTCAGTCTGTCGGAAGACGGGCGCGACGGTTACGCAGGGTTCGGGCGCGAGCGACCGCAGTTCTGGATCGGAACCGGCAGCGTCCTCTCAGGGCGGCTGCACGTCGCGTTTGCGGCCCTGGACCGCGAGCAGGTGCAAGAGTTTTATGACGCCGCATTGGCCGCTGGCGGCCGCGATAACGGCGCCCCTGGCCTCAGGCCGCACTACCACGCGAACTACTATGGCGGCTTTGTACTCGACCCTGACGGCCACAATATCGAGGCCGTGACCCATCTGCCGGAATGA
- a CDS encoding succinate dehydrogenase iron-sulfur subunit, protein MVQLTLPKNSKIRAGKTWNAPDRDGDWKEFRIYRWNPDDSENPHIDIYHVDRKQCGPMVLDALIKIKNEIDPTLTFRRSCREGICGSCAMNIDGTNTLACLKGIDDISGAVKIYPLPHMEVIKDLVPDMTNFYAQHQSIEPWLKTDTPTPPKEWKQSREDRSKLDGLYECILCACCSTSCPSYWWNSDRYLGPAILLQAYRWVIDSRDEATGDRLDNLEDPFRLYRCHTILNCAKACPKGLSPAKAIAELKKLMVERRV, encoded by the coding sequence ATGGTGCAGCTCACTCTTCCAAAGAATTCAAAGATTCGCGCAGGAAAAACCTGGAACGCGCCGGATCGCGACGGCGACTGGAAGGAATTTCGCATCTATCGCTGGAATCCGGACGATAGCGAAAATCCCCATATCGACATCTACCATGTGGACCGCAAGCAATGCGGACCCATGGTTCTCGACGCTCTCATCAAGATCAAGAATGAGATTGATCCGACGTTGACGTTCCGTCGGTCATGTCGCGAGGGCATCTGCGGCTCATGCGCGATGAATATCGACGGCACCAACACGCTCGCCTGCCTCAAGGGGATCGACGACATCAGCGGCGCCGTGAAAATCTATCCGCTCCCGCACATGGAGGTCATCAAAGACCTCGTGCCGGACATGACGAACTTCTACGCCCAGCATCAATCGATCGAGCCGTGGTTGAAGACCGACACGCCGACTCCGCCAAAAGAGTGGAAGCAGTCGCGTGAAGATCGCAGCAAGCTGGATGGCCTCTACGAGTGCATTCTGTGCGCCTGTTGCTCAACGTCATGCCCGAGCTACTGGTGGAATTCCGATCGCTATCTGGGACCGGCAATCCTCTTGCAGGCATATCGGTGGGTGATCGATAGTCGCGACGAAGCAACCGGCGATCGTCTCGATAACCTCGAAGACCCATTCCGTCTTTACCGCTGCCACACCATCCTGAATTGCGCCAAAGCCTGCCCGAAGGGGCTGTCTCCGGCGAAAGCAATTGCGGAATTGAAGAAATTGATGGTGGAGCGCCGGGTCTGA